From one Trifolium pratense cultivar HEN17-A07 linkage group LG1, ARS_RC_1.1, whole genome shotgun sequence genomic stretch:
- the LOC123914095 gene encoding uncharacterized protein LOC123914095 gives MSGGVGPGCDISLPKEQEEIVHKEQQDQSSSLKNNNLNKSTTTTTSSQNKPSFLSFRQLNCLAVVVVLSASGMVSLEDFAFVLFSIFYMYFISKVAFPSLHPSNEAPIFNTQNKMLKLYVFIGAIIGLYAPIAYILHGIFEGDKEGIKAATPHVFLLASQVFMEGVAFSDGFSSPIRAFVPVFYNTRRVFSIVDWLRDEIYKVDVEHSGSYRRIYAGRALAVANMAFWCFNLFGFLVPVYLPRVFKSYYSSQKVN, from the coding sequence ATGTCTGGTGGAGTTGGACCAGGTTGTGACATTAGCCTACcaaaagaacaagaagaaattGTACACAAAGAACAACAAGACCAATCATCATCACTCAAGAACAATAATCTCAACAAATCCACCACCACAACAACATCATCACAAAACAAACCTAGTTTCCTCTCATTCAGACAACTCAATTGTTTAGCTGTTGTTGTTGTCTTATCAGCTAGTGGCATGGTTAGCCTTGAAGATTTTGCATTTGTACTATTCTCAATATTCTACATGTACTTCATCTCAAAAGTTGCTTTTCCATCTCTTCATCCTTCAAATGAAGCACCAATTTTCAATACACAAAACAAAATGCTTAAACTTTATGTCTTCATAGGAGCAATAATTGGACTTTATGCTCCTATAGCATATATTTTACATGGAATATTTGAAGGTGATAAAGAAGGTATAAAAGCAGCTACAccacatgtttttcttttggctAGTCAAGTTTTTATGGAAGGTGTTGCATTTTCTGATGGATTTTCATCTCCAATAAGAGCTTTTGTTCCTGTTTTTTATAATACAAGAAGGGTTTTCTCTATTGTGGATTGGTTAAGAGATGAGATTTACAAAGTTGATGTAGAGCATAGTGGTTCTTATAGAAGGATTTATGCTGGAAGAGCACTTGCTGTGGCTAATATGGCTTTTTGgtgttttaatttgtttggaTTTTTGGTACCTGTTTATCTTCCTAGAGTTTTTAAGTCGTATTATTCTAGCCAAAAAGTAAATTAA
- the LOC123914083 gene encoding short-chain dehydrogenase TIC 32, chloroplastic-like isoform X1 — MWPFNRKGASGFSGSSTAEQVTNGIDATALTAIITGASSGIGAETTRVLALRGVHVIMAVRNKVAANDIKEAILKEIPSAKIDVMELDLSSLESVKKFASEFKSSDLPLNILINNAGVMACPFTLSKDNIELQFATNHLGHFLLTNLLLDTMKKTARESKNEGRIVNVSSGAHQFAYSEGIRFDKINDKSSYSNWRAYGQSKLANILHANELARQLKDDGENIIANSLHPGAIVTNLYRYTSIIDGIINVVGKLVMKNVQQGAATTCYVALHTQVKGIGGEYFVDSNIAKTSSQGRNTDLAKKLWDFSMDLIKDK, encoded by the exons atgtggCCATTCAACAGGAAAGGGGCTTCTGGGTTTTCAGGAAGTTCAACTGCTGAACAAGTTACCAATGGAATCGATGCTACTGCCCTCACTGCTATTATCACTG GAGCATCCAGCGGTATTGGTGCCGAGACTACGCGTGTTCTTGCTTTGCGTGGTGTCCATGTGATTATGGCTGTTAGAAATAAGGTTGCTGCTAATGATATCAAAGAAGCAATACTTAAGGAGATTCCCTCAGCTAAAATTGATGTCATGGAGTTAGATCTTAGTTCACTGGAATCTGTCAAGAAATTTGCATCAGAATTTAAGTCCTCTGATCTTCCATTAAACATCTTGAT AAACAATGCAGGAGTCATGGCATGCCCTTTCACGCTTTCCAAAGACAACATTGAATTACAGTTTGCCACAAACCATTTAG GTCATTTTCTCTTGACAAATCTTTTGTTGGACACTATGAAGAAAACAGCACGTGAAAGTAAGAACGAAGGAAGAATTGTTAATGTCTCTTCAGGTGCTCACCAATTTGCGTATTCTGAAGGAATCcgttttgacaaaattaatgaCAAATCAAG TTACAGCAACTGGCGTGCATATGGACAGTCAAAGCTTGCTAACATTTTACATGCCAATGAACTTGCAAGACAACTCAAA GATGATGGAGAGAATATCATTGCAAATTCTCTTCATCCAGGAGCCATCGTCACCAATCTTTACCGTTATACCAGTATAATCGACG GTATAATAAATGTGGTTGGCAAACTTGTGATGAAAAATGTTCAGCAG GGAGCAGCTACAACATGTTATGTAGCATTGCACACACAAGTGAAGGGAATCGGTGGTGAATATTTTGTTGACAGTAATATAGCCAAAACTAGTTCACAGGGAAGGAACACTGATCTGGCTAAGAAATTATGGGATTTCAGCATGGATTTGATCAAGGACAAATAG
- the LOC123914083 gene encoding short-chain dehydrogenase TIC 32, chloroplastic-like isoform X2 — translation MAVRNKVAANDIKEAILKEIPSAKIDVMELDLSSLESVKKFASEFKSSDLPLNILINNAGVMACPFTLSKDNIELQFATNHLGHFLLTNLLLDTMKKTARESKNEGRIVNVSSGAHQFAYSEGIRFDKINDKSSYSNWRAYGQSKLANILHANELARQLKDDGENIIANSLHPGAIVTNLYRYTSIIDGIINVVGKLVMKNVQQGAATTCYVALHTQVKGIGGEYFVDSNIAKTSSQGRNTDLAKKLWDFSMDLIKDK, via the exons ATGGCTGTTAGAAATAAGGTTGCTGCTAATGATATCAAAGAAGCAATACTTAAGGAGATTCCCTCAGCTAAAATTGATGTCATGGAGTTAGATCTTAGTTCACTGGAATCTGTCAAGAAATTTGCATCAGAATTTAAGTCCTCTGATCTTCCATTAAACATCTTGAT AAACAATGCAGGAGTCATGGCATGCCCTTTCACGCTTTCCAAAGACAACATTGAATTACAGTTTGCCACAAACCATTTAG GTCATTTTCTCTTGACAAATCTTTTGTTGGACACTATGAAGAAAACAGCACGTGAAAGTAAGAACGAAGGAAGAATTGTTAATGTCTCTTCAGGTGCTCACCAATTTGCGTATTCTGAAGGAATCcgttttgacaaaattaatgaCAAATCAAG TTACAGCAACTGGCGTGCATATGGACAGTCAAAGCTTGCTAACATTTTACATGCCAATGAACTTGCAAGACAACTCAAA GATGATGGAGAGAATATCATTGCAAATTCTCTTCATCCAGGAGCCATCGTCACCAATCTTTACCGTTATACCAGTATAATCGACG GTATAATAAATGTGGTTGGCAAACTTGTGATGAAAAATGTTCAGCAG GGAGCAGCTACAACATGTTATGTAGCATTGCACACACAAGTGAAGGGAATCGGTGGTGAATATTTTGTTGACAGTAATATAGCCAAAACTAGTTCACAGGGAAGGAACACTGATCTGGCTAAGAAATTATGGGATTTCAGCATGGATTTGATCAAGGACAAATAG
- the LOC123914101 gene encoding short-chain dehydrogenase TIC 32, chloroplastic isoform X1 produces the protein MWPFTKKGVSGFSWNSTAEQVTNEIDATGLTAIVTGASSGIGAETTRVLALRGAHVIMGVRNMVAAKDVKETILKDIPSAKVDAIELDLSSLDSVKKFASEFKSSGRPLNILINNAGIMACPFSLSKDNIELQFATNHIGHFLLTNLLLDTMKKTTRESKKEGRIVNVSSEAHRFAYSEGIRFDKINDESSYNNWRAYGQSKLANILHANQLAKHLKEDGVNITANSLHPGTIVTNLFRYNNAVNGLISVVGKLVMKNVQQGAATTCYVALHPQVKGVSGEYFSDSNVYKTTPHGKDVDLAKKLWDFSINLVKQK, from the exons ATGTGGCCATTCACCAAAAAAGGGGTTTCTGGATTTTCATGGAATTCAACTGCTGAACAAGTTACCAATGAAATCGATGCTACTGGTCTCACTGCCATTGTCACTG GAGCATCCAGTGGCATTGGCGCTGAGACTACTCGTGTCCTTGCTTTGCGCGGCGCTCATGTGATTATGGGTGTGAGAAATATGGTTGCTGCTAAAGATGTCAAAGAAACAATACTCAAGGATATTCCCTCAGCTAAAGTTGATGCCATCGAGTTAGATCTCAGTTCATTGGACTCTGTCAAGAAATTTGCATCCGAGTTTAAGTCGTCTGGCCGACCACTAAACATCTTAAT AAACAATGCAGGAATTATGGCATGCCCTTTCAGTCTGTCCAAAGACAACATTGAACTACAGTTTGCCACCAATCACATAG GCCATTTTCTCTTGACAAATCTTTTGTTGGATACTATGAAGAAAACAACACGTGAAAGTAAGAAAGAAGGAAGAATTGTTAATGTCTCCTCTGAAGCTCACAGATTTGCATATTCTGAAGGAATCCGTTTTGACAAAATCAATGACGAATCAAG TTATAATAACTGGCGTGCATACGGGCAGTCTAAGCTTGCTAACATTTTACATGCCAACCAACTTGCAAAACATCTCAAG GAAGATGGGGTGAATATTACTGCAAATTCTCTTCATCCAGGAACAATTGTCACCAATCTTTTCCGATATAACAATGCAGTGAACG GTCTAATAAGTGTGGTTGGGAAACTTGTGATGAAAAATGTCCAGCAG GGAGCAGCCACAACATGCTATGTAGCATTGCACCCACAAGTGAAGGGAGTTAGTGGTGAGTATTTTTCAGACAGTAATGTGTACAAAACAACTCCGCATGGAAAAGACGTTGATTTGGCTAAGAAACTCTGGGATTTCAGCATCAATTTGGTTAAGCAGAAATAG
- the LOC123914101 gene encoding short-chain dehydrogenase TIC 32, chloroplastic isoform X2, with amino-acid sequence MWPFTKKGVSGFSWNSTAEQVTNEIDATGLTAIVTGASSGIGAETTRVLALRGAHVIMGVRNMVAAKDVKETILKDIPSAKVDAIELDLSSLDSVKKFASEFKSSGRPLNILINNAGIMACPFSLSKDNIELQFATNHIGHFLLTNLLLDTMKKTTRESKKEGRIVNVSSEAHRFAYSEGIRFDKINDESSYNNWRAYGQSKLANILHANQLAKHLKEDGVNITANSLHPGTIVTNLFRYNNAVNGKSNKCGWETCDEKCPAGSSHNMLCSIAPTSEGS; translated from the exons ATGTGGCCATTCACCAAAAAAGGGGTTTCTGGATTTTCATGGAATTCAACTGCTGAACAAGTTACCAATGAAATCGATGCTACTGGTCTCACTGCCATTGTCACTG GAGCATCCAGTGGCATTGGCGCTGAGACTACTCGTGTCCTTGCTTTGCGCGGCGCTCATGTGATTATGGGTGTGAGAAATATGGTTGCTGCTAAAGATGTCAAAGAAACAATACTCAAGGATATTCCCTCAGCTAAAGTTGATGCCATCGAGTTAGATCTCAGTTCATTGGACTCTGTCAAGAAATTTGCATCCGAGTTTAAGTCGTCTGGCCGACCACTAAACATCTTAAT AAACAATGCAGGAATTATGGCATGCCCTTTCAGTCTGTCCAAAGACAACATTGAACTACAGTTTGCCACCAATCACATAG GCCATTTTCTCTTGACAAATCTTTTGTTGGATACTATGAAGAAAACAACACGTGAAAGTAAGAAAGAAGGAAGAATTGTTAATGTCTCCTCTGAAGCTCACAGATTTGCATATTCTGAAGGAATCCGTTTTGACAAAATCAATGACGAATCAAG TTATAATAACTGGCGTGCATACGGGCAGTCTAAGCTTGCTAACATTTTACATGCCAACCAACTTGCAAAACATCTCAAG GAAGATGGGGTGAATATTACTGCAAATTCTCTTCATCCAGGAACAATTGTCACCAATCTTTTCCGATATAACAATGCAGTGAACGGTAA GTCTAATAAGTGTGGTTGGGAAACTTGTGATGAAAAATGTCCAGCAG GGAGCAGCCACAACATGCTATGTAGCATTGCACCCACAAGTGAAGGGAGTTAG
- the LOC123914116 gene encoding mitogen-activated protein kinase kinase kinase YODA-like encodes MPTWWGKSSSKETKKKAGKESIIDTLHRKFKFPSEGKLSSISGGSRRRCNDTISEKGGHSPSETRSPSPSKVARCQSFAERPHAQPLPLPGLHPSSVGRVDSEISISAKSRLEKSSKPSLFLPLPRPSCIRCGPNPADLDADMVNASVFSDCSADSDEPADSRNRSPLATDSETGTRTAAGSPSSLMLKDQPSAVSQVNSREVKKSANILSNQTPSTSPKRRPLRHHVPNLQVPPHGIFYSGPDSSLSSPSRSPLRAFGTDQVLNSAFWAGKQYPEVNFIGSGHCSSPGSGHNSGHNSMGGDMSGPLFWQPSRGSPEYSPVPSPRMTSPGPSSRIQSGAVTPIHPRAAGTPTESQTGRVDDGKQQSHRLPLPPLTVNNTSPFSHSNSAATSPSMPRSPARADSPMSSGSRWKKGKLLGRGTFGHVYIGFNSESGEMCAMKEVTMFSDDAKSMESAKQLMQEIHLLSRLRHPNIVQYYGSETVDDKLYIYLEYVSGGSIHKLLQEYGQFGELAIRSYTQQILSGLAFLHAKNTLHRDIKGANILVDPNGRVKVADFGMAKHITGQYCPLSFKGSPYWMAPEVIKNSKECSLGVDIWSLGCTVLEMATTKPPWSQYEGVAAMFKIGNSKELPTIPDHLSDAGKDFVRKCLQRNPRDRPSASELLDHPFVKGAAPLERPIMVPEASDPVSGITHGTKALGIGQGRNLSALDSDKLLVHSSRVLKSNPHESENHIHRNISCPVSPIGSPLLRSRSPHQRSGRLSPSPISSPRTASGASTPLTGGSGAIPFNHLKQAAYFQECLGSMPKSSNGVYMNGSTHHDPNIDIFRGMQTGSHIKSELVSSENDALSKQFVRSPHAEPYDFQSVLADRVGRQLLGDHVKINPSFDPSPSSSMLHRTNGL; translated from the exons atgcCTACATGGTGGGGAAAATCATCGTCAAAAGAAACCAAGAAGAAAGCAGGTAAGGAAAGTATTATTGATACATTGCACCGAAAATTTAAATTTCCATCTGAGGGTAAACTAAGCAGTATATCCGGAGGATCTCGTAGACGATGCAATGACACAATTTCAGAGAAGGGGGGTCATTCTCCATCTGAAACAAGATCTCCTTCACCTTCCAAAGTAGCAAGGTGTCAAAGTTTTGCAGAAAGACCTCACGCTCAACCACTTCCACTTCCTGGTCTGCACCCTTCAAGTGTAGGTCGAGTGGATTCTGAAATTAGTATATCAGCGAAATCGAGACTGGAAAAGTCCTCCAAGCCATCATTGTTTCTTCCTCTTCCGAGACCTTCATGCATACGTTGCGGGCCAAATCCTGCAGATTTGGATGCAGATATGGTCAATGCTTCAGTCTTCAGTGATTGCTCTGCTGATAGTGATGAGCCAGCAGACTCACGGAATCGTAGTCCTCTCGCAACTGACTCTGAAACTGGGACTAGAACTGCCGCTGGTAGTCCTTCCAG CTTGATGCTCAAGGATCAACCGTCTGCTGTTTCACAAGTGAATTCGAGAGAAGTCAAAAAATCGGCTAACATTCTAAGTAATCAGACACCTTCTACTTCACCAAAACGGAGGCCATTACGTCACCATGTTCCAAATCTTCAGGTTCCGCCCCATGGTATCTTCTATAGTGGTCCCGACAGTTCCTTGTCAAGTCCATCAAGGAGTCCATTGAGGGCATTTGGTACAGATCAGGTGTTGAACTCCGCTTTTTGGGCCGGAAAGCAATATCCAGAGGTCAATTTCATTGGATCTGGACACTGCTCTAGTCCAGGTTCTGGTCACAATTCAGGGCATAATTCAATGGGAGGGGACATGTCGGGACCATTATTTTGGCAACCAAGCAGGGGTAGCCCTGAGTATTCTCCGGTACCTAGTCCTAGAATGACTAGCCCTGGTCCAAGCTCAAGAATTCAGAGTGGAGCAGTCACACCTATTCATCCTAGAGCCGCTGGAACACCGACTGAATCACAGACAGGACGGGTTGATGATGGAAAACAACAGAGTCATCGTTTGCCACTCCCTCCTTTAACAGTTAACAATACCTCGCCCTTCTCTCATTCTAATTCTGCAGCAACATCTCCATCTATGCCAAGAAGTCCAGCTAGAGCAGATAGTCCAATGAGCTCTGGATCACGTTGGAAAAAAGGAAAGCTGCTTGGCAGAGGCACATTTGGACACGTCTATATTGGCTTCAATAG TGAAAGTGGTGAAATGTGTGCAATGAAGGAGGTTACTATGTTTTCAGATGATGCTAAGTCTATGGAAAGTGCTAAGCAATTAATGCAG GAAATTCATTTATTGAGCCGTTTAAGGCATCCAAATATTGTGCAGTATTATGGTTCTGAAACA GTAGATGACAAGCTTTACATATACCTTGAGTATGTATCTGGAGGCTCCATACATAAACTTCTTCAAGAATATGGACAATTTGGCGAACTAGCTATTCGAAGTTATACTCAACAAATTTTGTCAGGGCTTGCTTTTTTACATGCTAAAAATACCCTACACAG GGATATCAAAGGAGCAAACATACTGGTAGATCCAAATGGTCGGGTCAAGGTTGCAGACTTTGGCATGGCAAAACAT ATAACAGGACAATACTGTCCATTGTCATTCAAAGGAAGTCCTTATTGGATGGCTCCTGAG GTTATAAAGAACTCTAAGGAATGTAGTCTTGGTGTGGATATATGGAGTCTCGGTTGCACAGTTTTGGAAATGGCTACAACTAAACCGCCTTGGTCTCAGTATGAAGGG GTTGCAGCAATGTTCAAAATTGGCAACAGCAAGGAGCTCCCAACGATCCCCGATCATCTCTCAGACGCAGGAAAAGATTTTGTTAGAAAATGTCTACAACGTAATCCACGTGATCGCCCTTCAGCAAGTGAATTATTGGACCACCCTTTTGTAAAAGGTGCTGCACCTTTGGAAAGACCTATTATGGTTCCTGAAGCTTCAGACCCTGTTTCTGGAATTACACATGGAACAAAAGCTCTG GGCATTGGACAAGGAAGAAATCTGTCTGCGTTGGATTCAGATAAACTCTTAGTTCATTCTTCTAGGGTTTTGAAAAGTAATCCTCATGAAAG TGAAAACCATATTCATAGGAATATATCTTGCCCGGTCTCTCCCATTGGAAGCCCGCTTTTGAGGTCAAGATCACCACATCAGAGGAGTGGGAGATTATCACCTTCTCCTATATCTAGTCCTCGGACTGCTTCTGGTGCATCCACCCCTCTCACTGGCGGCAGTGGTGCCATTCCATTTAATCACTTAAAACAGGCTGCTTACTTTCAAGAGTGTCTCGGAAGCATGCCAAAATCCTCAAACGGTGTCTACATGAACGGCTCTACTCACCACGACCCAAATATTGACATTTTTCGGGGAATGCAAACCGGGTCTCACATTAAATCAGAACTTGTGTCCAGCGAAAACGATGCTCTCAGTAAGCAGTTTGTAAGGTCTCCTCATGCAGAGCCATATGACTTTCAGTCTGTCTTAGCTGATCGTGTTGGCCGGCAGCTTCTGGGAGATCATGTTAAGATTAACCCATCATTTGATCCGAGTCCCAGCTCGTCGATGCTCCACCGAACAAATGGTTTATGA